The Streptomyces achromogenes DNA segment GTCCGCTGCGCTATCAGTTCGCTGCGGTCCGGGGCGACTCGTACGACGACAACTGGCTGGTCATTGGTGGATCAGTGGCCACTCCCCAGGGCAGTTGGACCTTTGCTGATCCATGTCTGCTGGCTCATGAAGCCCGGCAGGTGTCCGCTTGGCTGCGGGCGGTGGCCGCCGGGACGGTGGCGGTGACGGAGCCCGATGCCGAAGGCTGGCTGTCTCCGGACACATGGTTCGTCGAACCGGTCCTTGCCGTGAGCCTCGCTGATCGAAGCGACAGCGGGGCAGCGATTCGTGTTCACCTCTCCCTTGAGGCGGCGCCCCCATGGCAGCAGGAAAATGACGGGGCGGACGTCTACCAGTACTTCGTGGAGCTACGGCTGGATACTGCAGTACTGCTTCGCGAGGCCGACCGATGGGATCTTGCCCTGGACTCCTTCCCAGCTCGCTACTGACCTTCAAAGCGTGGTGTCGGTAGGGCTGACGGTCCATGATCCCTGCGGTACGCCAAGTGCATGAGGTATGCGCAAGGGGGCGGGCTGACTGACGAACGGCGGGCCTTCCGCGAGAAGTTGCGGTTGGAGGCGGCCGAGCGGTTCCAGCAGGGCGACGAGAGCGCGGTCATCGCTCACGACCTGCGGGTCAGCGTCCGGTCGGTACAGCGGTGGCGCAAGGCTTGGTTGCAGTACGGGCCGAAAGCCCTGGCCTCGAAGGGGCCGGCGTCGCTGCCGCTGCTCAGCGATGAACTCTTCGCCGCCCTCGAGCGGGAACTGCTCAAGGGCCCGGTCGCGCATGGCTGGCCGGACCAAACCTGGACGCTGTCGCGGATCAAGACCCTGATCGGGCGACGGTTCCACAAGAGCTACACAGTCCAGGGCGTCGCCGCGCTGCTCAGACGAGGCGGCGGTGGCCGGCTGGATGAAGGAGACCTGGCCTCAGGTGGAAGGACCGTGGCGGCGCTCGACGCCTGGCTCGTCTTCGAGGACCAAGCCGGATTCTCGATGACGCCGCCGACCACCCGCACCTGGTCCCGCCGCGGCCACACCCCTGTGGTCCGCGTGCGGGGCCGCTCCCGCCGCCGCTTATCGGTGGCCGCCCTGGCCTGCTACAAGGCCAGCGAACGCTCGCGGCTGATCTACCGGCCCAGCCCGGACGCCCGCCCCGACGGGCGTAAAAGCTTCTCCTGGAAGGACTACCGCGACCTCATCCAGACCGCCCACCAGCAGCTCGGCGGCCCGATCGTGCTGGTCGGGGACAACCTCAACACCCACCTGACTGCCGGAATGCGCCGCTACATCGCCGAGCGCGACTGGCTCACCGTCTTCCAACTGCCGCCCTACGCACCCGACCTCAACCCGGTCGAAGGCATCTGGTCCGTCCTACGACGTACCACCACAGCCAACCGCGCCTTCGCCGACCCCGACGACCTGATCACCGCCGTCCGACGCGGCCTCCGCCAGCTCCAATACCGCCACGACGTCCTCGACGGCTGCCTCACCGGCACCAGCCTCCGACGCCAGCCACCATGACGACATCACGCATTCAAGGTCAGTAACTGACGTTCAGGCTGGCTCCTAGTTTGGCTGCGGATAGCCGATCTCGGAGATGTCCTGAGCGAGGTCCGTCAGGCTGACCTCAGAGTTCAACAGCGACACAAGCTCCTGACTCAGCGGCCGCAGGGCAAACACGTGGCTCACTGCCTCCAGGTCCACGGAGACCTCGTAATAGTCCTCGACAAAGCGCTGGAACGCTTCCGGCGAACGGTCGACCAGAAGCTCGAACAGGCTCGTCGCCCCATCGGGGTCGACAGCATTCTCGGGGAACTCGATCGCGCCGTGGTGCCAGCGATCATCCGTCGCTCCCCGCCACAAGCAGGCCGTCACGACCGGTACGTCGTCCTCGTCGGTGAACGCCGGCTCCTCAACGAAGGGCTTGAAGAGCTCGGGGACCTCGTCGATCACTCCCGGCCACGGCTCACCATCGTTGCCATACGGACTCATCGGAGACTCATGGCAGAAGCCGCGCACATAGACCCCGGCCGCCGAGAACACGATGGAATACTCGTCCCCCGACCCATTGCGCATCGAGGCCATCTCCTCGCCCTCGGCCCAACCAGCGTTGCAGGAGTAGTACCGACTTTCCCAATCCGGACTCAGGATCGCATCGAGCATCGCCAGCGAACGGCACAGGTCCCGCAGGTCGGCGATAGAGGGGAGGCGGCGGGCCGCGTCATAGACAGTCACGTGCTCATCCAACCCGATGCCACCGACAACCAGCCCGACGCCTATCGCGTCTGCGCCGAAGCACGATAGTTGTCACCACCGGCATCGGCTGGCCTGCGGCTTCAGTAGGACAAAGCATGGTGGTTGTCACCGACGCGGCGCGCTACCTGTCACCAGCGGCAAGCGAAGCAGGGGCGATGTCACCGCGTTCGGCTTCTGGTGGGCAGGGTGCCATACGGCGGCCCTTGGCGATCACGGGCCATATTTCGCGCGCCCTACACGAACCCCGCCCCTACGATCACCTGGTACGACTGCTGGAGGGGCGGGAATGCTTGCGGACATCGAGGACGGGACAGTGGCAGCGACGCGGCTCGCGGGAGGTACGCCGCTTCACAGCACGCTTGATGTCGCCGACCCCGCTGACTGGCTCGCGCTGGACGCAGGAGTGCGTGAGGTGGCCTGGCACCGCCCGGAGTTCCTGCCGGGGTGGGAGTACTCCGCCCCACTGCCCGCCGACCTGACTCAGCTCGGCGAGTCTCGGCTCGCACTCGCCCTCTGCCACCGCGACGGGAGGATCCGTCAGAAGGCGGTGCATCAGTCGGTCCGATACCCCGGTCTGCTGCCGTTGGTCGTGATCCGCTGCGCCGATTGGGTCGGCCAGGTGCGCGAGCACGCCCGGAAGGCTCTGCGCGAGGCCCTGAACGTGGACTCTGCCCTCGACCTCGCGCCGCTCATCCTCCGCGTCGGCCGCCGCGACAGAGGTGCCTTCGGCGTCGATGTGCTCGGCCAGATCCTGCGACAGGCATCCCACGGGCAGCTCGCTGT contains these protein-coding regions:
- a CDS encoding WapI family immunity protein; translation: MLLGDHASSVELCPLRYQFAAVRGDSYDDNWLVIGGSVATPQGSWTFADPCLLAHEARQVSAWLRAVAAGTVAVTEPDAEGWLSPDTWFVEPVLAVSLADRSDSGAAIRVHLSLEAAPPWQQENDGADVYQYFVELRLDTAVLLREADRWDLALDSFPARY
- a CDS encoding transposase, whose protein sequence is MRYAQGGGLTDERRAFREKLRLEAAERFQQGDESAVIAHDLRVSVRSVQRWRKAWLQYGPKALASKGPASLPLLSDELFAALERELLKGPVAHGWPDQTWTLSRIKTLIGRRFHKSYTVQGVAALLRRGGGGRLDEGDLASGGRTVAALDAWLVFEDQAGFSMTPPTTRTWSRRGHTPVVRVRGRSRRRLSVAALACYKASERSRLIYRPSPDARPDGRKSFSWKDYRDLIQTAHQQLGGPIVLVGDNLNTHLTAGMRRYIAERDWLTVFQLPPYAPDLNPVEGIWSVLRRTTTANRAFADPDDLITAVRRGLRQLQYRHDVLDGCLTGTSLRRQPP